cggttcttaacctgtgggtcatgacctacaggaactgtattaaagggctgcagcatcaggaaggttgagaaccactgagttagacaGCAGGGTTAGGAGTTGAGAAtctgctccagagctcaggctcCCCCCTCCAGACGCATGGAGTCTGTGCAATATTCTACCTCATCAGGCAGGAAGCTTCTTGAGCCATGTGGTATCATTAATGCTGTCCACAAATATTTCTGTTTTGGCTCagggcctatagctcagcagctagagcgccagccacaaacacctgcaCCTGCCagacaacaaggacaactacaaccaaaaaatagccaggcgttgcgtcagggatctgtagtcccagctacttgggaggctgaggcaagagaatcgcttaagcccaagagtttgaggttgctatgagctgtgatgccacggcactctactgagggcaacacagtgagattctgtctcaaaaaaacaaaaatctttctgttttctgggcACATGGAATGATTGCATCTCCATGCCCTCTGAAGATAGGAGTGCTGCATAATTTACTTCAGTCAGTGAAATCTAAGCCGAAGTGACATGTTATTTCTGGGCAGATGCTTCAAGAGCCAAATGCACAATCtgctatgttttattttcctgcctcagcaaTTGTGGAAACGTTTTAAGATGAAGTCTTCTTCAGCTTACGTCTTTGAGTAACCACAGTGAGCAAAACCCCTCTGCCAGCCCTCGTTGGGTATGGAATATAAGTGAGAAATAATCCTTCTTCCTTAAGTCACCAATATCTAGGGCTTTTCATTACCACAATGTAATCTTACCCACTTTCCCTGATCTAGCTGCTAATACATCTTCTTCGCAGAGCCCCTGGGAACAGCACTCACCTGCTCACTCTCTGAAGTCACTGAGGTCAGGTGCGAATTCCTAGACACACAGAACTGCTCAGCACTGTACCAGGTCTTTGGGACAGGAGAAAAGTAATAGAAGTTCCCCTTGAAGTACTTCCAGCCTTGAGAAACCATCTGGAGAATGTCACCTGGAGAGTAAGGGTTAAAGGTGAATGCCGGTCTTCCTGTTTCCTCTGGGTGCTGGCTGGGGGAGGGCACTTCAATGGGATGTCAGAGACAGCAGTGAATGGGTCTGGGCTCTGGGGTCCTTTGGTCCTTGTTCAGGGGATGGGAACACTCCACAGATCCTCAAAATCTGACCAAGACTTATAGAGCCTCTGGGATTAGACAGGAGAAAGTACAAGAGGCTGGACCAAGGCCGGGCaaagtggctcacgcttataatcctagtactctgggaagccaagatggatggattgcttgagctcaagagtttgagagaagcctgagcaaaagcgagaccccatctctactaaaatagaaaacctgaggcaagaagattgctagAGCCCGAGAGcagaagtttgctgtgagctacgataccacagcactctacccagggcaacagcttgagagtctgtctcaagaaaaaaaaaaaagaggctagaCCAAGAACCTGTCTTTCCCATGAAGGAGAAGCAATTCTCCACTCACCATGACAAGGGGCTGCACCCCTTGGTTCTAGGTAGAAAACTGAATAGGAAATAGCTAGGTGTGGGCTGGGACAGACACTCCCTAGGGCTTTCATGTTCCGCACCTTGGTGTGGGAGCCTGAGCTAGACCCTAGTCTCTTCTCTCCTAACAGCACCTAAGTTCTCCCCACCCCAATGCTAAGCTCTCTTCTTCACTCGCTAGCCCATGCCTGCCCATCCCCTATCCTCCACTTGCCTGACTCGCCAGCCCAATAACCTCATGTCTGCGACAGACAAGGTGCCATAGGCTACTGGTCAGCTTACAATGTCATTTTCTGAGGCACCTACTTTGTTGTTTGAGCAACTTGCTGGTATTCTCCAAACTGCTCTGGAGGCCCCGGACTTTTGCATTTAAAGTACTGGCTTTGTCCAAATCTCTTTTTAACTCTGGAATTTGAGCATTTAAAGTATCAACTTCTTCCCAATTTCTTGTTAAGATCTGGATCTGTGCGTTGGCCTTCTCCACACTGGTTTGCAACTTTAGGATCTGAGAACGCACGTGACTCAGGCTGGCATTCACCACGTGGAACTGCAGGCCAGCTGCCTCCACACTGCCGCTGTTCTTCTTAATTTCAGAACCCAGCGCACTGATGTTGTCCACGCGACCTTTCAGCAACTGGGCGTTGGTCTTTACATCTGATATTGTGCCCATAAACCAGGGATCTGTTTTTAAGAAAGTTAAGAGGATAGCTGAGGGGATCCCAGAAATGGGGGTGTTGTCAGGttgataaaagaaagagaaggaaagatgaTAGGCTCAAGCTTCCCAAGGAGACAAGATAGTCCAAGGAGGTGTCCGTGACCCTCCAGTCATTCTTTAATGTACAACAAATGTACAATGGGCAGCTACCATGTGCCAGGAACTCTGGTGGATACAGACAATGGGAAGATGGAAAAAACACAGGCTCTCTGCGAGAGGACCTCACAGGCAAACAGAGGCGGGGATTAGACACCAGTCCTGAATTTTCCAAGTGTTCTGGAACATTTGGTAAAGGGCTCCCTCCATCATTATCCCCAGCACTTGATTCTCTCTGGACCCCATCGTCTGATCACTAGTTCTCTATTTTCAGAGACCCTAGCAGTGACCATCTGCTACAGCAGCACCACCCTTCCTACGTCTGTCTATGGGCCCCTCTGTGGCCATGGGAAGGGCCAGCCACGCAGACTCTGGCATCTGCTCCAGagaatatggaaaagaaaattatggaaccATTTCATCCCTTGCCCTACCCACTTTCATATTCTGCTCAGGTCATAGGCTTGGGTACCAGGGAGGGCACCAAAGATAAACCAATATTCTCAAAGGTACTTCCTATGGAAAAGACCAGTAGAGAACAGGGGTCTAGGATGGAATAGGTGATGGTGGGGTTTGAGGAAGACCCTGCTCAGAGGCTACAAGTCTGAGACTAAATATGTCCCACCAAGAGAGGATACAAAAAGCAACAGCTTCTCAGTCTCCCTCACTCTGCATCCTGCCAAGCTGGTGGAAGAAAGAAGGATCTGCCAGCAGCAGAGGCCATGAAGCCTGGCAGAGCCAGGAGGGAAGAAAGATAAACCACACAACAACGAGTGAGAAGGAAGGCTCCCTTGTCGTAATCTTCACAGGAGCATGAAGGGAGCACACAATGGGGCCCTGAGGAAGGGACTGAGCCATGGAGATGTGCTGGCTTGTTGGCCAGCTTCTCCACCCAGTCGGCTGAGGCTGAGACACACTGAAGGCTCAGGATTAGAAGACATTGCACTCATTGTCAGGGGCTGTCTGCAAAGCTCTGAACATCACCGAGCTCAGAGAGGTGGAGGTGTGGAGTAAGAAAATGGCATGGCCGGATGTTTCCTGGGGACACAAGAGAGGAgggtgggcatggtgggtcatgcatgtaatcctagcactctaggaggccgacaTGGGAGGAcgagagatgagatctcactgttgctcaggatggtctcaactccttgaagccaggagtttgagaacagtctgagcaagagtgagatctcatctccactaaaaacagaaaaaaatcagcctggcattgtggcaggctcctatagtcgcagctacttgagaagctgaagcaggaggaacacatcagcctaggagtttgcggttacagtgagctatgatgacatcactgcactctagctggactgaaagaataaaactctctctctctctctatatatatatatatacatatatatatatatatatacacacacatatatatccttGATCACAACCATGCAAGCAGTATCCCAATCAGAACAATCTCCTTGAAAGTGGGAAGGAAAGAGCAGCAGCGGATGGGGCACTCTGTtactggatgtggagagaggagaagggagacaGATGAAAAAGTCTCATGCAGGAAAGAGCACTGGAGAGCAGAGAAGAGGAGGTCTGCACCTGGAGGGAGCCTGCTGGCCACCGGGAAAGTCTACGTCAGAAGGGAAAACATGAGGACTCACAGAGGATGCCCTGCAGCATGAGGGAGGCGACCAGGACCAGCGTCAGGCAGACTAATGCAGCACCAATTGCAGGAGCTTTCCTCAGGACCACACACAGACCCGACTTGGGAGGAGGCTCTGCTGGAAGAacaagcaaatatttgttgaggacCAGCAAAGGGCACAGAGCACCCAGCACATTCTGAGCAGCAGGTGGTGCTTGCCTTGGGGCCAGAGGGAGATGTTCTGTTTGTCCACGGAGAAGTGTGCATCAGGGATCTCCCTCTCTGTACCCTTCATCCTGAACGTTCGTCTTTGTCCTGCCAGCACAGGTGCTTCTGGCTGCCTTTATCCTCAGGAACCTTTTATGTAAAGGGAAATAGGAAGTGAATCCCACAGCAGATCACCATGTCATCCCAAACTTCCCCATTCCTAATTAGACACTTTGCCTGGCCTAGGCCAAAGATCAGTCCTCTCCTCCAAGGTCCAAGCTTTCAGGAAGAGGCCATTGTCTTCCTCTCTGGGGGTCTGTTACATAGGCAGCCACCTTATTCCAAACTTATCCCATTTCCCTTTTAAGACTCTCAATCATTCATCCATCTGTTCACCCCACAAATATATCTTGAGTGCCTTCTAGGCACCAGATATTCTACCAGGCATGGGGGCACATACAAGTAACTCATGGTCCTTGCACTCAAGCAGCTTATGGTCTGGTGGGAAAGACAGACCTGAGCAAATAAATCACAGCACAAGGTGATGAGCACAATGATGGGTGGATATGCTCAGTTCCAAGGAAGTACAGAGAATGGAGGAAGCTTCAGGCAGAGAGATGAGCATATTCCAAAGGATAGGACATAAAACAGCCTGGAGTACTTGGCAAACTGTAAATAGTTCCTGTGTTGTTGGAGTGCAAAGTATATCACAGGAAGGGGGAGGGCAGGGAACTAAAGAGGCACCTGGTGTCAGATCATGAAGATCCCTTTGGATCATGTTAAGGAACTTGATCTCTGGCTTGTGAGTGACATAGGGGCAGGGAAGAACTTCAGACAGGAGAGAGACAAGGAAAGGGCCAGTGTACAAAGATCACTTGGATGGCGGTGAGAATAAAGCAGGGTGTGGGAAACCTGGAAGCAGACCAATTAGGAGACCAGTGCAACATATTCTACTTTTCTGTTATTAATTCATCCTTGCTGACATAATATTCTGTCATTAAATGCAACTTGGAGATTTAACATGTAAATGTAAGACCTggaaaatggggggaaaaatttgcaaactatacatccaacaaagaactaatatccagaaactacaaagaactcaaacaaatcagcagggaaaaaaaaaaataaccccctcaaaaagtgagcaaaagacatgaacaagacTTTTTTTGCAAGAAGACATACATGCAAATTGctgaaaaacataaagaaaaaaatgctcaacattattaaTCAATAagataatgcaaattaaaaccacagtgagatgccatGTTACCCTTACccttgtcagaatggccattcataataagaaaaaaaaacaatagatgttggtgaaGATGCGGTGAAgagggaactcttatacactgttggcagGAAAGCAAATTAGTATACAACCTTTATAAAAAACAGtatggaaaggaaggggaagggaggggggaggttttgatggagggagggtaatgggtggggccacatctacggtgcatcttaatgtacacagctatgatttaacaataaaaataaataaattaaaataaataaataaataaataaataaaaacagtatggagattccttgagaactagcaattccactactggctATGTACCTAAAGGacaagaagtcattatatcaaaaagacacctgcacctgaatgtttatcacTGCATTATTCACAGAAGTGCCCATGggttgatgagtggataaaggaaatgtggtatatatacaccatggagcaTTACTCAGCTGTAAAAAGTTATAAGatgatgtcttttgcagcaacttggatggagctggagaccattattctaaatgaagcatctcaggaatagaaaaacaaacaccacatgttttcacttataaatgggagctGAATGATGGCTATATATGGGCATAAAATGAGTTGAAGGACATTGGaaattaggaaaagaggaaggtagagcagggtgcagtggcttacacctgtaatcctagcattttgggaggctgaggcagatggaagCTTCCAATTAggagcttgagctcagaagttctagaccTTCCTGACAAAGACTGATTTCCCCaactctacaaaatagaaaaactagcagggcattatggtgagcgcctgtagtcccacctactcaggagcctgaggcaagaggatcacttgagcccaggagtttgagcttgctatgagctctgacaccacgacactcaactccagggcaatTGTGTGATACTctgtttaaaagaagaaaggagagggagagacagaggtagagggaggaggaggaggaggaagagaaggagaagaagaagaagaaagagggagggaggtagaGAAGGGTGAAAGATCAAAAATTAACCTGTTGGGTGTGATGTACATTATTTTGGGTATGTCCATAAAAGCCCTGATTTTACTCCtgtataattcatccatgtagttgaaaacacttgtaccccctaaatctgtataaataataattttttaaggctTAGCTTCTCCTCCCTGTTGCTGCAGCATGTGTACTCCTCAAACAGAATGAGGAAGCTCAGCAACATCAGAGTAGGAGctgttgtttttctctctcctctgccacCCTTTCtgccccacctcctctctccttcccctgtaGCTCTAAATAGAGAGTTACATAGGTGGGAGATGCTCAGAATAGAGAGGGGCTGATCCCGGGCTCACTGAAGGGTAAGTTTTGTCCTGGGTGGTTTCTTATGCTTTGAAGATGTCTGCCAAATCTGAGAAACCTGGTACATAGCAGACTCTAGACAAACGTTTCTTGGAAGGTAGGAAATAGGGGAAGGAAAAACAAGATAGAGGgggaagaataaaaaaggaaggacatCAGTCCAGATAAGTGTaggatggaggatggatggatggatggatgcatgggtGAGGGATGGGTAGGTAGAAGATGGGTggaggaatggatggatggacgctAAGTGAACAGAAGATTTGATGGCCAATCATGACTACTCTGACATCTACAGTCTGTAGACTTGGATCTCCCTTCCAGAAGGTACTGCTTCTTTCCACTCTCTCATTAATTTTAACTGCAAAGGCATAAAGGGAAGTGTAAATTTTTtgctaattctttttattttatttattttttattttgttttattgtgtccttcccccaagaggtgtactgTACAGTGTAACCTGCcatccccttcccacctcccttctacctgctccctcattcctgtgcccccccaccttgaattgatgtGGATTTTTCCCTAATGTGAgtatgtgttagatcatctactggcttcatattagaattgagtacattggattctttcttctccattatttttttattttttttttattaaatcatacatgtgtacattgatataatcatggggcatcattcactagcttcacagtttaccaagtttcacatatacccttgtaagatgcactgctggtataatcccacctatcctcttccctctacccaacttcccccttcctcccctccctttcctccttccccctattcttaggttgtaactgggttatagctttcatatgaaaaccctaaattagtttcatagtagggctgagtacattgggtacttattcttccattcttgagatactttactaagaagaatattgggtggcacctgtggctcagtcagtaaggcgccagccccatataccgagggtggcgggttcaaacccggccccagccaaattgcaaccaaaaaatagctgggcgttgtggcaggcaccttgtagtcccagctactcggaggctgaggcaagagaatcgcttaagcccaggagttggaggttgctgtgagctgtgtgatgccacgacactctaccgagggccataaagtgagactctgtctctacaaaaaaaaaaaaaaaaaagaagaagaatatgttccagctccatccatgtaaacatgaaagaggtaaagtctccatctttctttaaggctgcataatattccatggtgtacatataccacaatttattaatccattcatggatcgatgggcacttgggcttcttccatgacttagcaattatgaattgggctgcaataaacattctggtacaaacatctttgttatgatgtgatttttggtcttctggtatatgcccagtagagggattacaggattgaatggcagatctatttttagatctcttagtgttctccatatctctttccaaaaggaatgtattaatttgcattcccaccagcagtgcaaaagtgttgccttttctccacatctgcaccaacatctctggtcttgggattttgtgatataggctagtctcactggagttagatggtatctcaatgtagttttgatttgcatttctctgatgattaaagatgatgagcattttttcatatgtctgaaggccgtgcgcctgtcttcttcagagaagtttctcttcaaatcccttgcccagcctgcgatgggatcccttgttctattcttgctaatgcgtttgagttctctgtggattctggttattaaacctttgtcggagacataacctgcaaatatcttctcccattctgagggctgtttgcttgctttacttactgtgttcttggctgtgcagaagctttttagtttgatcaagtctcagtagtgtatttttgaagctgcttcaattgctgagggggtcctcctcataaaatattcacccagaccaatttcttcaagggttttccctgcactctcctctagtatttttatagtttcatgtcttaagtttaaatctttgatccagtgagagtctatcttagttaatggtgaaaggtgtgggtccactttcagtcttctacaggttgccagccagttcacccagcaccatttgttaaatagagaatgttttccccactgaatgtttttaattggcttgtcaaagattaaataacggtaagtagctggattcatctcttggttctctattctgttccagacatctacttctctgtttttgtgccaataccatgctgttttgatcactatcgatttgtagtatagtctgaggtctggtagcataattcctcctgctttgtttttatttctgagtaatgtcttagctattcgagtttttttctgattccatataaaatgaagtattgttttttcaagatctttaaagtatgacagtggagctttaatagggattgcactgaaattatatattgctttgggtagtatggacattttaacaatgttgattcttcccaaccatgagcatggtatgtttttccatttgttgatattttcagctatttcttttcttagagtttcatagttctctttatagagatctttcacgtcctttgttagataaattcccaaatatttcatcttctttggcactactgtgaatgggatagagtccttaactgttttttcaacttgactattgttggtatatataaaggctaccaatttatgaatgttgattttgtaacctgagatgctgctgtattccttgatcacttctaagagttttgtagtagagtccctagtgttttccagatatactatcatatcatctgcgaagagcgaaagtttgatctcttctgaccctatatggatacccttgatcgccttttcttccctaattgtggtggctaaaacttccattacaatgttaaaaagcaatggagacaatgggcagccttgtctggttccttatctgagtggaaatgattccagtttaactccattcaatatgatattggctgtgggtttgctatagatggcctctaccagtttcagaaatatcccttctataccaattttcttaagtgttctgatcatgaagggatgctggatattatcaaaagctttttctgcatcaattgagagaatcgtatggtctttgttttttaatttgtttatgtgctggattacatttatagatttatgtatattgaaccagccttgagatcctgggataaaaccgacttggtcatgatgtataatttgtttgatgtgttgctggattctgtttgttaggatcttgttgaatatttttgcatctatattcattagtgatatcggtctataattttcttttcttgttgggtcttttcctggtttgggtatcagggtgatgtttgcttcatggaacgtgttgggtagtcttccatctttttctaccttttggaacaggttgagtaatataggtactaattcctctttaaaagtttggtagaattctgacgtgaaaccatctggtcccgggtttttctttttagggaggttttgtatggttgatgctatttccgaacttgatataggcctgttcaacatttccacttgattctggctaagtcttggaaggtgacgtgcttccaagtatcagtcaatttccttcagattttcatatttctgagaataaagtttcttataatattcattaaggatttttttttttatttctgaggagtctgttatttcgtctttgttgtttctgattgatgagattagagattttactctttttttcctgattaggttggccaaaggtttatctattttattgaccttttcgaaaaaccagctttttgatttattgatctattgtattatttcttctccattcttgtgatacttttctaagaagaatgtagGGAAGTGTGATTTAAACATTACTCAAGAATGAATAAAAGCTCTGGCCACAGGACTAGAAAGCTTATCTGGCCTTGTTGAGTCTGAGCCAGTGCAGCTGGGTGGCAGGTACTATCCGCAACCAGGATTGAAGGTTAAATGATCAGGACTAAGGAAATAGCTACACTACCTATACTTTCAGGAGCTTCTGCTGCCTTTGATATTTGAGAGGATCCTGCCTTCATCCTCAGCCTGACCCCATCTGGTagcccattgatccttggggctTTCTCTCCAGCTACCCCAGGCTGGGGCCACTTCTC
The sequence above is a segment of the Nycticebus coucang isolate mNycCou1 chromosome 4, mNycCou1.pri, whole genome shotgun sequence genome. Coding sequences within it:
- the LOC128584326 gene encoding C-type lectin domain family 4 member K-like, producing MKGTEREIPDAHFSVDKQNISLWPQEPPPKSGLCVVLRKAPAIGAALVCLTLVLVASLMLQGILYPWFMGTISDVKTNAQLLKGRVDNISALGSEIKKNSGSVEAAGLQFHVVNASLSHVRSQILKLQTSVEKANAQIQILTRNWEEVDTLNAQIPELKRDLDKASTLNAKVRGLQSSLENTSKLLKQQSDILQMVSQGWKYFKGNFYYFSPVPKTWYSAEQFCVSRNSHLTSVTSESEQGFLSKSAAEVVHWIGLTKAGTEGGWHWIDDTPFNKAQSMRYWIPGEPNNAGNNEHCVNIRVLSLQSWNDSSCDNKYFFICKRPYVPSEP